The genomic window TTTCGAGTACGGGCATCGCGAACCGGGTGCCGGAAGCCGCCGGATCCGGGCGAACCTGCGGGCGCTGACCGACGACGCCGGCACCGTCACCGGCGCGATCGTCTGCCTGGCGGACGTCACCGAGGAGGCCCTGCTGCGCGAACGTCTGTGGCGGCAGGCCACCTTCGACGCGCTGACCGGCTGCCACAACCGGGCCGCGACGATGACCGCGCTCCGGGAGGCGTTGGACGCCGACGATCCGCACGCCGGCACCGCGGTGATCTTCCTGGACCTCAACGCCTTCAAACCGATCAACGACCGGTACGGCCACGCCGCCGGCGACCTGCTGCTCAGCCACGTGGCGGTCAGCCTGCGCAGCGCGGTACCGCCCGGCGCGATCGTAGGCCGGATCGGCGGCGACGAGTTCGTGGCCGTCTGCCGCGACGTGACCGGCCGCGACCACGCCGAACGCATCGGCGCCGACCTGCTCACGGCCTTGAGCACCGCCCGCGTCCGAATCGGCGGCAACACCCTGATCCCCCACGCCAGCCTGGGCGTCGCCTGGTCCCCTTACGGCTCCGGCGACTCCGACGACCTACTGGCCCAGGCCGACGCCGCGATGTACGCGGTAAAGCGCTCCCGCACCGGAGACCTCGCCACTCAGCGTTGAGGTAGATGGAATCTACGTAGACGGGATCTACATAACCGGCATATGAACCGGCTGCTCCCGGGTTCCGGAACCGGGGAGCATTGACCGATCCCTTTCGAGGCATTGAAGATCAGTCATGCTTCGCTTCCGTTCCCCAGCCCGGATCGGGGCCGTGTCCGGCCTCGCCGTGTTCCTTCTCGTGGTGTCGGGCTCGCCCGCCTTTGCTGATCCGCCGCCGAATCTGCCGCAGAACGCGGGTGGGCTGGAGCAGTCGTTCTCGCCGGCGTTCGACTATGACACCGACGGCTGTTACGCCACCTCCGCCATCGGGCCGGACGGGACGCTAGCCGGCGGGCTGAAGACCACCGGGGCGGTCAACGGCAGTTGCCGGGACCAGTGGGATCTGGACGCCTCGCAGACCTACGCGCGGTCGAAATGTGACAGCGGCTGGTGTGCGATCGTCTACGCCGGCTACTTCGAGAAGGACCAGGCGGTCGCCGGCAGTGGGCTCGGCGGGCACCGGCACGACTGGGAGCACGTCATCTCCTGGGTGAACCAGGCAACCAACCAGGTGGAGTACGTCAGCACCACTCAGCACAGTTCACAGAAGACCTACAGCCGCTCGCAGGTGCGTTTCGACGGCAGTCACCCGAAGATCGTCTACCACAAGGACGGCGCGTCGACCCACTTCTTCCGGCTCGCCAACAGCAACGACGAACCGCCGGAGAACCACTACCACAACTGGCGTTACCCGCCGCTCGTCGACTGGAACGGCTGGCCCAGTGTCGCGCTGCGGGACCGGCTGATGACGGCTGACTTCGGCTCG from Actinoplanes derwentensis includes these protein-coding regions:
- a CDS encoding NPP1 family protein, with protein sequence MLRFRSPARIGAVSGLAVFLLVVSGSPAFADPPPNLPQNAGGLEQSFSPAFDYDTDGCYATSAIGPDGTLAGGLKTTGAVNGSCRDQWDLDASQTYARSKCDSGWCAIVYAGYFEKDQAVAGSGLGGHRHDWEHVISWVNQATNQVEYVSTTQHSSQKTYSRSQVRFDGSHPKIVYHKDGASTHFFRLANSNDEPPENHYHNWRYPPLVDWNGWPSVALRDRLMTADFGSATIKIKDGSFEYLLNAAKPAGIPFNAYA